A single genomic interval of Bacillota bacterium harbors:
- a CDS encoding DNA polymerase IV, giving the protein MKERKILLVDMESFYASVEIAANPSLRGKPVAVCGDPEQRRGIILAANKEAKAWGIRTGMWAGEGRSLCPNIIYVKPHMKLYIDISLAITDILSQFTDRLFPYSIDEQFLDITGCEKLFGDPHTMAFSIIEAIRKETGINSRIGIGSNLLQAKMACDRFAKKNEEGVFELSARNYSRLVWPLPISDLFGVGKRMNYNLQRMGIRNIGHLALLSRETLRRRWGANGEILWLNAHGIDYSKILTTVAGEQKGVSHSMTLPRDYRKIEEIETVLLELAEETCYRARAIHKAARVVHLYCQGADFDAPSGFSRQRTLPEPSARTMDIYSPLLKLFKTYWDGRAIRRLGVSLSQLVDVDRIQLSFLGNREKERKLGKAMDEIRQRYGPTAIFRLSSLASGGCFLESSTRIGGHER; this is encoded by the coding sequence ATGAAAGAACGAAAAATTTTACTTGTCGATATGGAATCTTTCTATGCCAGTGTAGAAATTGCCGCCAATCCTTCCTTGCGCGGAAAACCGGTAGCCGTATGCGGGGATCCGGAACAGCGCCGGGGCATCATTCTGGCGGCAAACAAGGAGGCCAAAGCATGGGGGATAAGGACAGGAATGTGGGCGGGGGAAGGTAGAAGCCTTTGCCCCAACATCATTTATGTGAAACCGCATATGAAACTTTATATCGACATCTCCCTGGCCATCACCGATATACTTTCGCAATTTACTGACCGTCTTTTTCCCTATTCCATAGATGAACAGTTTCTGGATATCACCGGTTGTGAAAAATTGTTTGGTGACCCGCATACGATGGCTTTTTCCATTATCGAGGCTATCCGCAAAGAAACCGGCATCAATTCCAGGATAGGAATCGGCAGCAATCTGCTCCAGGCCAAGATGGCCTGCGACCGCTTTGCCAAAAAAAACGAGGAAGGCGTTTTTGAATTATCTGCCCGGAATTATTCCCGCCTCGTCTGGCCCCTGCCGATCAGCGACCTTTTCGGTGTGGGAAAACGGATGAATTACAATCTGCAGCGTATGGGAATCAGAAATATCGGACACCTTGCCCTTCTGTCCCGGGAAACCCTCAGGCGCCGCTGGGGAGCGAACGGGGAAATCCTGTGGCTCAATGCCCATGGCATTGACTATTCAAAAATTCTGACCACGGTTGCCGGAGAACAGAAAGGGGTAAGCCACTCCATGACCCTGCCCCGGGACTACAGGAAGATAGAGGAGATCGAGACAGTTCTGCTCGAGCTGGCGGAAGAAACCTGTTACCGGGCAAGAGCTATACACAAGGCTGCCCGGGTTGTACACCTCTACTGCCAGGGGGCCGATTTTGATGCGCCCTCGGGTTTTTCCCGTCAAAGGACATTGCCTGAACCCAGCGCCCGGACGATGGACATTTACTCCCCGCTCCTGAAACTGTTCAAAACATACTGGGATGGAAGGGCAATCCGCAGACTGGGAGTCTCTCTTTCGCAGCTCGTGGATGTAGACCGGATACAACTCTCTTTTTTGGGAAACAGGGAGAAAGAGAGAAAACTGGGAAAAGCCATGGATGAAATAAGGCAGCGTTACGGGCCAACCGCCATATTCCGCCTTTCATCGCTCGCTTCGGGGGGTTGTTTTCTGGAATCCTCCACGAGAATAGGGGGGCATGAAAGATGA